Within Ptiloglossa arizonensis isolate GNS036 chromosome 8, iyPtiAriz1_principal, whole genome shotgun sequence, the genomic segment tttttatgaaaaaggaaacaaattttcaaccTATTTAGAAAAAGTATCCATATATTTATATGCTATTTAAAAGATAATTACCAACTAGTTCAATACGACCACTTTTAAGTAATTCTGGATGATCCCGTTGAATGTTTTCTTCTGCAAATGCTTTCAATTCAGGAATATGTTCGATACCTACAGCCAAACCATTTGATCCTAGCATCATTGCCATACACGCTGTTAGATATCCAGAACCAGACCCAACATCCAATACTCTTGCCCCATTATGCAATTTTTCTTCAAGTAGTTCCAAAGCATATGCATGCTACAATATTTAAATTGATAATGCTGTACTAATAATttgttataattataaaaaatgtaaatatattctcaaaacatattatttatatctTAATTATTAAGAAATGTACCATGTGAGGTGCACTTATAGTAGCACCATAACCAATTCCTTGGGGAGAATCTACATACGCATAAGTAGGATGAGAATAATTTCCTCTATCTACAGAAGACATTGCTTCATATACTCTATCAGATTTAATTATTCTTGATcctaaaaaaatgaaaatataaatgcctacaaatttgtttttttcctATAAACTAATTTAAAACGAGTGAAAAGAATAAGAAATAATGTGATTATATTTACATTACTTACTTTTAAGATGTTGTATAAGTTCACTGTTGTTTTTTGCGTGAAATCTCCCAGACCATGCCATTTCATATGCAAATACCGAAAATAATAAACTTAttactataaaaataaaacacgttAAGTATTGGGGCTGAATTTTGAGGCCGTATTTTATGACACAAAACACCCGACAATCTGTTGCAAATGTTCAGGACTACTAGCAATACTTAACGAAATTGTCAATTTAATGAAAAACTTTCTAAAAAgacaatgaaaagaaaaaagttgtATACGTAATTTTATGAATACTTCAGTATTCTTTTGTAACAGATGAATTAAAGTTATAATTCGATTCAATTTGTCATAGGATCCGAAAAAagcattatataaatataaaatttgatagAAAATAAACTTCCTGAAGTTCACTTAGAAGTAACGTAGCAGTTGCGTTTAATAAAGTGCAGTACACTAATTTGTGAACGACAATATGTGCACTTTATTTTAACTGTAACtgcaaataaaatgaaaagattGCAATAgagaacatatatatatatatatataatgaattTGAATTCAATAGCTTGTTGATTAAACTACTCTTTCTATGCGAACTGTTATATTATTATCagcattttttaattatttgcgTCGAGATTACTCTTGTCATAGACAAGATACAAGATAGACCTAGTACCTAGTGGAGATTAGAGGTACGCGAACTGAAATATCGACCTCGTGAAAAAGTAATAGTTTTGTAGCGCACTCTACGTTTAAGACAGAGGACTTTGGAAACTATATGCAACTCAACCACTCGAGTCGATAAACTTAGCAACGGTAGAAAACCTACTTTTATAAACAACATAAACGGGATATCTTTCGAGTTAAGAGATACATTcttctattaaatattattctatatttAGTCTATACTTTCAAAAAATTTGAGGTTTACATTTACACATTTGGAATAGATCTCTGGCTATTATACATTTTGAATTATTTGtttaaaagaattgattttaatattttttacacatAACAAAAAgccaattaattttaattcgttttacatatatttcgagaataaaatttgttattattaacgtaaaaatatttttacgttataatacatatacgattaaaattttaaatattgtaataatatgTTATACATGAAGTACTATAACAATTTATCAACtagttgtaaaataaaaatgtctacGAATAACATTAATATTAGTATAACAAATATCAATATCATTTATATACAATGTATGTGTTACTTCATTTAGGTGtttacttaaataaaaatattacatacaAACATTCTGTAccattgttttaaatttatagaATACTTCTATTCGTGCATACTAAATTTTGTTTCCCATTGTATTTTAAACGTTCATAAATTAATGAGTATGCGTCGTTCAAAATTCCTTAAAAATGATAAGGTGGGCCCGTCATTCACGACACTATCCTAAACTGAACAAGCATTAGCAAGCGTTAGTGACGGAGACAGGTTTCTCAGGACGGACTCACCTGTTTCACAACCTGCATGACGTATGGCGTACTGTGTCACGTGACGTGTTTTACCTTTCAGCGTTAGTAGGTGGTAGTAGTAACAATACCAGACTTTCTGCTGGCTATGGTAGTAGGTCTGCGGGACGACACAAGACAGGGCGCGTTCACGGAAAAGACGACAGGAATACGAGTCGAACCAGTCAAACCGCGCCCAACGTGACGCCAGGTGGCCATCGTGCTGCGACAAAGCCACATCCTGCGATCTACGTTTGTTTTGTCCGTTACTGGTTCCCTATAGATCGCTGTGACCATTGGATATCGTCGATGACCGATGAACTTTCGCTATCCAACGTGAACGTTCTCCACCGGATTGTTTGAGGAATGCGAAAGCCTGCTGTAAATTGTGATATATCAACGATATAGCAACGGTCTCACGGTGAAAGAGATTTCCTTCTGGCGTGGACGGACTCGTAAAAATGATCGGCGTCTTCCCGGTCGTTGTTGGCAGAGGGTTTCGTGACGGGAGAGTAACGGCAGCAACGCGGTCGACTCGCTACAGTCGAGCTGCGATCTCTCGCGCGTGAAAGAGTACGCTGAGAGGAAAGGTTAACGCTCGAATTTAAAATACGGTTCACCTCCGCGTTTGCGTAGTGAGTCTGATGTTGTTGCGCGAAATGCCGATCTTGATCGTGATTTATGGATCTCTTATGGTTATTTGAATGAAGTGATCGGAAGGTTTTGTCAGGTTAAGATACACGATCGTATCATCGTAATCGGAGATCCTTGAATAACTGAAAAATGTTGCGCGTTACAACGTGGACGATTTTAATAATATGTCAATTTTTATGACTACGTTCTAGAATTTACATTTGACTGGAATCTGGTTATTCTGTTAAGAATCTAGAGTGACGTATCGATAGTAATCGTTAACGTGTTAACGTAATGATACGTGTAGTGAAAGTATAGACACGGATCGAATCATCGTGTGACGCATCCGAGTATcgcgataaagaaaaaaagattcatAAAATGGGAACGATCGCGTGTGCGTGTATCCACCTGTGAGCTTAAAATCGTTCGTCGATGTGTACATTTTATCtgtaaacaaatattattatctGTTTAGAAACCGGCACATGTCGATCTATCTAAATGTTGCAACAAGTGTCATCGAAGTGTACGAAGCTTCTAAGCGAGACGTCGAatgaatcgaaaaatcgaaaaccATTGTTTGTTCGACAAATAGCGATCAATGATTTGCCCAGGATTCTGCGTCTAAGTGATTTGTTTGTTCGGTGTCGGTTATATTGAGATTTCGAAAGTTTTAGTGCGCGCAGCAAAATGCATgttgtatgtctatttttgattGTTTTGACCGTTGTTCGTGGACAGTCGGACGTAGGGTTTGACCAATCGTCCATTTATTACACCGAGCCGACTTTCGTTAATGGAAGCAACAACAATGTCAATGGTGGACCCACAGAGCTACCCGGCGGTCATATCGTCAGGGGACAACGGTTATTGGAAAGATCAAAAAGCCCTTATCTGGTGCGGGAGGATCTGTTCGTGGACCGCGAGTGCGAACTGGTGATAGAACCAGGAGTAGAGATCCGGTTTGGTCCTATGATCGGAATCACTGTTCGTGGTATTATAACTGCAAAGGTAAATAGCTCGTAAAACCAAACATAAAACTGCATTTATCCTTCATGAGTTTACGAAATATACGCCAATGTAGAACACATTTTGGTAGAGGATTAAATTGTCATTCGAAGTTTAACATAAATAGAAGTTTAACTAAATTAACTATCAAGTACCGAGTACCAAATACAGAGCAAGAATAAAATAAGTTCAGCAGTGGGACAAGTACCGTCGATTTTCGATTTCTCAATTTTTGTACCTGAATTACCGACAGAGTACGCGCTACTATTTTAAGCAATTTAGCGAAAGTGTTGGTAAAATTTGTTAACAAGAAGCTGTGGAAACTTAAACGAATGTATTCGTAAGTGAAAATTACGGATTAACtagtatataaaaataacaatttgtaGAAATAAAAGGGCGATAAATATAGCGAACGCAATACGAGTACAGATTTTACTTCCAAATACATATTTCCGCGTGTGCGTGTAGCTTAATTAGGATAACTATCGTGCCCAGGGAAACACGAGTGTATTTACATGTATGTGTATACTAACGTTGAATGAATATGACTCATCTAGTCGTACGATTGCGCACGTGTTACTACGGACATGCCAGAAGTGACTTGACGGTAATAATTTAAGTTCCCAGAAAATATTACGATTCTGATTTCAGGGAAATATCGCCGCACTGCGGAAGAGTACCGTTTTTACGGGAACTCATTACCCTAATTGATACGATGTTGCACAATGATTTTCTTCACGAACGTAAACCTTTCGGTATTTAATGGTTTACGTCTGAACGTATCGTCTCCAGAAATCAATATCACTATGGTTTTATCGATAAGCGATAAAAAAGAGGTACGTCGGAACTCCGATACGAACACGAATTCGAATTGAAGAGACTGTCGCGATTAGGTGTATTTAATAGCGCGCAGATCCGTTGCGCGAAAAACAAGTATATCGTCGCCTTAACGTGaattagaaatttaataaaaatattaccacGAAGTATCGTCATTAGAATTTTACGTAGCACGCACAATCCGAACAagcttaatttatttaatacaaacGCTTAGACTTTTGAGAAAACGAATTTGGATCCTAATCACTTAACATCTGGAAAATATGTAAGTGAATAAATCGAACAAAAGAACATACTTGTGTCCTTCCATGTGCAATTGATTTTCGTATATCAGAGTATGAATATCGATCGTACGAACCTGAATCTTgtttaagaaatataaaattaatcataATACACGGTTCGGGAATTTCTCGGCACATTCGATAGAAATTCATCGAGGCTTTAGATCGTAAAGGAATTGCCGAAAATAACTTTCACGGTTTTCACTCTTAACGTTCGTATTAAATAAACCGTGCTCGTTCGGGGTGTATACGGTTACCAAAATTTGTGTTTTTCACGCGCGCCCAGTATACATCGATTCTCGCTTTCTACGAAGTGCATTGTCCCGGTGCATGAAACATCATCCGGGCAAAGTGGGTTCTCGCGGTAACATTATATTACCTTTAAAACTGTCTTTCCGGTACAATCGTAATCACTACCGACTCTCGAATACTCTCAACTCGTTTCGTCTCTCGTTACGCGCTACTTAGTGTCGCGTTTAAAATCGGCCATGGTTTTTAATTCAAGGAGGAGACTCGGCGCCCGGCAAAGAAATGATTTACAAATCTTAACCCGGTACAGTTAACTGAACGTGCGAAATGATACAAAGTAACCGAAactaacgaataaattaattggATATTTAATCACGAGATGGAATATAAACAGTCTG encodes:
- the LOC143149862 gene encoding protein-L-isoaspartate(D-aspartate) O-methyltransferase, with protein sequence MAWSGRFHAKNNSELIQHLKRSRIIKSDRVYEAMSSVDRGNYSHPTYAYVDSPQGIGYGATISAPHMHAYALELLEEKLHNGARVLDVGSGSGYLTACMAMMLGSNGLAVGIEHIPELKAFAEENIQRDHPELLKSGRIELVVGDGRLGYPEKAPYDAIHVGAAAKEMPQALIDQLAPGGRLVLPMGPQNSDQTLVQVDKTMDGKIKKKSLTSVVFVPLTSKNKQYPS